The Radiobacillus deserti genomic interval ATTACCGTTTCTTTTTCCGTGGTATCCTTTTATTACATAAACGAGTTAATCAAAAGAATATATATAATAAAGGAGAACTTCTATGTCTAGAATCTATATCATTCATGAAAATGACGACTGGACACAGCATCTTACAAAAAGATTGGAAGAATTAGAGCTTCCTTACGAAACATGGCATATGAGAAATGGGGTTGTTGACTTAACAGAGGTTCCACCCGATGGTGTCTTCTATAACCGAATGAGTGCTTCCTCACATACGCGAGGAAACCGTTATGCACCAGAATTAACAGCTGGCCTACTTGCATGGTTGGAGCAGTATGATCGAACAGTTTTTAATGGGAGCCATGCCTTAGAATTAGAACTGAGCAAAGTAAAGCAGTATGCAGCGTTAGAAAAAAGTGGGGTTCGTACACCAATGACCGTTGCAGCGGTTGGCAAAGAAAACATTCTAGAGGCTGCTAAAAAACTAGGGAAGGTTCCGTTTATTACAAAACACAATCGTGCCGGAAAAGGATTAGGTGTTCAATTGTTCTATTCCATCGAAGGCTTGCACTCTTATTTAGACGGAGACGATTTCGAAGAGCCTGTGGATGGAATTACATTAATTCAGGAGTATATCGAATCTCCAGAGTCGTTTATTACGAGAGCAGAGTTCGTTGGTGGAAAATTTGTTTATGCGGTTCGCGTTGATACTTCAGAAGGCTTTGAGCTATGTCCTGCTGATGCATGCCGCATAGACGATGCGTTTTGTCCTGTAGGAGAGCAAGAAGAACGACCTATGTTCGAGATTGTGGAGTATGTCGACCAAGCGCTAATTCAAAAATTTGAATCCTTCCTACAAGCAAATAAAATTGACGTAGCAGGAATTGAATTTATTACGAATGCAAAAGGAGAAACCTTCGCTTACGACGTGAATACAAACACGAATTATAATTCAGAAGCTGAGGCGAAGGCTGGAAAATACGGCATGCTTGAGTTAGCGAAATTTCTTGGAAATGCACTAGAGAAAGAAACTTCAAAATCATAACACATAAAAAGACGTTCCAATCTATTTTAGATCGGAACGTCTTTTTCATTCAACCATATTAAAAAAGAAAGTTATCTGGATCTGGACCTACTCGTTCATCTTTATTCAAGTCATCAATTTTCTTCATATCTTCCTCCGATAGTTCAAAATCAAAGACATCTGCATTTTCCACAATTCGATGCTCTTTGATCGATTTAGGAATCGTTACGACACCACTTTGCAGATCCCACTTAATAATAATTTGCGCGACGGATTTATTATATTTTTGTGCGATTTTTTCAAGGGTTGGCTCTGATAATAGCTCCCCTTGTTTTAATGGAGACCAAGCCTCTAATTGAATGTTTTTACGAGTACAATATTCCCTTAATTCTAGCTGCGCTAGATGAGGGTGAAATTCTACTTGATTGACCATTGGAACGATTTCGGCATCCTCCAAAAGGTCTTCTAAATGATGGATATGAAAATTACTTACTCCAATCGCTTTCACCTTTCCATCTTTGTAAAGCTTTTCTAATGCTTTCCAAGTCTCTTTATATTTGTTGGAACCTGGCCAGTGAATTAAATATAGATCTAAGTAATCTAATCCTAGTCTTTCTAAAGAAGCATCAAATGCCGCAAGTGTTGTCTCGTAGCCTTGATCATCATTCCACACTTTTGATGTGATAAAAAGCTCTTCGCGAGGAACACCAGCTTCTCTAATTCCTTGCCCTACGCCTTCTTCATTTTTGTACACTGCTGCTGTATCGATGCTTTTATAGCCATTTTTAATAGCAGCTTTTACAGCGTTAACTACTTCATCTCCATCTTGAACTTTAAAAACTCCAAGACCTAACCAGGGCATTTTC includes:
- a CDS encoding ATP-grasp domain-containing protein, which translates into the protein MSRIYIIHENDDWTQHLTKRLEELELPYETWHMRNGVVDLTEVPPDGVFYNRMSASSHTRGNRYAPELTAGLLAWLEQYDRTVFNGSHALELELSKVKQYAALEKSGVRTPMTVAAVGKENILEAAKKLGKVPFITKHNRAGKGLGVQLFYSIEGLHSYLDGDDFEEPVDGITLIQEYIESPESFITRAEFVGGKFVYAVRVDTSEGFELCPADACRIDDAFCPVGEQEERPMFEIVEYVDQALIQKFESFLQANKIDVAGIEFITNAKGETFAYDVNTNTNYNSEAEAKAGKYGMLELAKFLGNALEKETSKS
- a CDS encoding aldo/keto reductase, with product MPTNLQDTTTLHNGVKMPWLGLGVFKVQDGDEVVNAVKAAIKNGYKSIDTAAVYKNEEGVGQGIREAGVPREELFITSKVWNDDQGYETTLAAFDASLERLGLDYLDLYLIHWPGSNKYKETWKALEKLYKDGKVKAIGVSNFHIHHLEDLLEDAEIVPMVNQVEFHPHLAQLELREYCTRKNIQLEAWSPLKQGELLSEPTLEKIAQKYNKSVAQIIIKWDLQSGVVTIPKSIKEHRIVENADVFDFELSEEDMKKIDDLNKDERVGPDPDNFLF